Genomic DNA from Theobroma cacao cultivar B97-61/B2 chromosome 3, Criollo_cocoa_genome_V2, whole genome shotgun sequence:
ATGCCACTGAACTATGCAcacttatttaattaaatttttaacttattattacatttaaatgaaaatataatcaTGGGTCAAAAtcgttaaaaaatatatatttattctgcaaaaaataattttttaatgatttcgATATGAACATCAGTTGTTACCAAATAATCTCACCCCCCATCAAAATACGTCCAACATATCATCGTATCAAAAACTGTGACAGAAAACACAACTGTCATTGAAATTAACGAACgcaattaaaagttaaattattttaaataatcatatataatttaaaaactttattttgtactaacctaaaattaaaatatttaatgaaCAATAGGACCCTGTAAGGCAATTCACgaaatacataaataatcaACCATGATTATAAACCATACTAACTCAAACGCTTAATACACGAACCATGATTTAGCTACCAGAGAGCCAACCCACAGTAGAGTTCATAAAGGCGTCAACAAGCGCAACCTCACCTCCGTTCTAACCCATTCGCTTAACCTCTCTTTTCTGGGGGAACCGCCAATACACGGAGATGCATAAACATACACAGCAAAATTAGGAGATAACTGCGACAAATACAAATAATCTTAACAGTGATTCAAACTATCATACAAGCAACGTCTCATTTTTTCCTTCTAAATTTTCAGGTTTTGGCTGTCGTGAAGTCCAGATTACGAGTAGTATGACTTGAAGACATTTGAAATACCTCTCATCAAGCAAACAAATTGCTGCATAACAACCATGTGGTAAGTCCTACACTAAGTATTCATTGAGATAACACTGGCATGCTAGAATGGCTCCAGCTGCACCTACAGtgaaaaacatttattaaCCATCTATTTCCCTAATGGGAGTATTTCAGCTTATAAAGTTAAATAACAATTGAGATGGCTACATATTTGCTTAGGACACACAGACTCCTCGTGCTGGGGTTGCAGAGTCGCATAGTAGCCTCACCTCCCTCTTCAGGAATGAAGGCAATGCAAAAGCAGCCCTGTGCATCTGTCAATAGAACACGAGTTACATTTCTACTAGGAGAATTCATAAGGCTACCACGCTACTAATATGCATCTCAATTTCATTTGACCATCCATAAGAACATCATTGTTCATCAGCATTTGTACAAAACATGTTCATATATTGTAAATGATCTTTACCTTTGTGCTGTCAATATTGCTAATTCCAAAAGACTTAAAGATTAAGGTCTCAAATTGGGTATACTAAATgaaaatgacaatatatgaagTGCTGTCAAAAGTATTCACCCTACACCAGCAGCATTAGGATGGTTAGAGGTTCAGAGTAGGTAGCGAAAGAAATTATAGTGAAAGGGATGAGACTTGCAACTTCGGTTCCAGAGAAAAGAATAATTGATGAAACTATCCAGCAGACCAAGGTGTTATTTCAttgagaaatgaaatgatGCCCCATCATTCTGAAGTCCATTTTAGTGCACCAAACAGATTCTTTCATTTAAGGATTTAATGtctaatagaaaaaataagtACTAAGTACCCTGCTGAAATGTATGAAAACTGGATATGAAAATATGAGTTCTCACCTCAGAGTTGTAGAATCTAAGTTCTCTCTTATGATGGTAAGCTCCGTCAAGCTTCTCAATAGGGTTTATGGGATTCACAAAATCAACGGGTGGCCCTTCTGTGGAGCATATCAGAAAACCGATCACACCACTGCATtggaaaaaaagggaaaaggaaaaagaaataagaaaccAGAAGTCAGAGGTCAGAAATGAGAGAAACTTGAAAATTCCAAGGACATTGTCcaataaataaatcatatatGTAAACAATAATAGattattatacaaaaaatTCTACATAACTAATAAGTTTGCCACTGGAAAAAGGATCATAACTATCTAAAACAATAATAGAGGAAAAGTGAAGCATGATTTAATACCTTGGATAAGTTGGAACACTTGCCCATGCATAATGAACAGAACCCTTGAATGTTTCACGGCAAATAGAGATCATATCTTCAATTAGGTGTGTATGAAGCCACATACTCTCTGCCATGTTACAGAGGACTCCACCAGGCCTTAATGCTCTAGCTATAGTCTCAAAAAATGGTTTCTCTACAAGCTCTTGAGCAGGAcctaaattgaaaacaaaaaccccTAGTGAAAGCTTGTACAATGTTGAGTCTAGAAACCATAGAAATTTAGAGATATCATGGTTGTAACTTCCACAAGAGCTCTTGTAAACTAAAAGAGGTCAGAACAAAGCATATAAGCAAAGAGCACCACATACATACTATAAGAAACAGTCAAAGTACTTTCTCACTTCTAACCCTTTTTCATGTTAAAAGAAACAATagatttttttgtatttgcAGATCTCACTAAAACTATAGACAAAATTATAAGGGAACAAATATTACAACGTACCTACAGGATCTGATGAATCAACAATGATTGCATCATACTTTCCTTTTGGAACATGACGAAGAAACTCAACAGCTGTTAAGATTGTGTTACTAATATCAGCTTGGAATTATAGCATTACGCTTGACCATTCAAAAGAAATCCATGGGGGAATAAAGAATGCAAAAGAAACAGGAAAAATATTGTTTCAACATACCATCGCCAACATGAAGACAAACACGAGGGTCCTCAAATCCAACAGCTAATTCTGGAAAGAACTTCTTGGAAACCTAAAATAAAGAGAATATGATAAATGGCTATTTAATGTACATTTCACACAAAAAGgtagaaggaaaagaaaacaagaagagACACTAGAATACAACATACATCTATAACCATCTTATCTATTTCACATATATCAATGCGCTCAACAGAACTGTGCCGAGCAATCTCCCTAAGTACCCCACCATCACCACCTCCAACAACTAGAACCTGCATCAAATATTTAGttaaaaatcaacatgaaacCACATTGAGACTAAAGTAAAAGCTTTATAGAACTGAGGTTAGATAGGTAAGATTTCCATAAAagcaggaaaaaaaaattgaagttaatcAGGCTTGAAACActttaaatcattcaaatagcTTAAGGGATATATCTCATGATTTTGATGACAAAAACGACTAACCAATTTCAACAGGCTTTCATTCACAAAACTGCAAATAGATTACCTGATTGAGCACTCTtagagaaaaattaatttcaaatggCAACTTAGAAattgaagggaaaaaaaaaagtttgataagTGCGTCAATAAATAATGGAATTAGCAAAGATAAAACAGAAATTTCAGACTGCCAGATATAGGGAAAAAAACTGTGCTTAGATTAGACGAGATTACAGTTTTGGGAGATCGAATTGAACAAAGTGGAAGATGAGCTATCATCTCCTGATATGCACATTCATCTTTCTCAGTCAACTGAACTATACCATCAAGAACAAGCACTTTCCCATAGGTTGATGACTGCAGAAAACAGTATCGTCATTAGCAAGATTGTGCATAGTAGTCAGAAGAAAAGAGGCACACAGAatcagacaaaaaaaaaaaagaaaaaaaatatataagagaACAGATAGATAGAAAGAAactaaaggaagaaaatagtgtaaatccaaaagcaaagtTGAGGTGCCAAACCTCAAAAACAAGGACCTCTTGATAATCCGACTTTCCCCTGTATAAAATGTTTTCAACTTTCAGAGAATGTGCTTCTCCTATAGCAAAGAATTGAAACATTGTTAGTAAAGGATATGGTGTAATGTATGAGAGGTTGTCAATAGTTCAAATCAAGGCTCCTAAGCTCTCAATTCATAGAATAAGGTTACTTTGATAAATTATCAAAAGGCAAGCAGGACCCTAACATCGtgagacaaataaaaattgcCACTGAAGGAAATTGTTATCAGATTTCCTCTGTTATGGTAAAAAATCAGAAAACAATTGTGACATGACCATTATGAAGggtaatgatatttttaagaACTCCAAACATATATAGATTAGAGAGGGGAGTTATAGCTCACCAGGCCACATAGGATTGTTGAAGAAAACCCTTTTACCAGCTTTATCTGTAAGTGAGGAAAACAAGGGTCACTATCctcaaacaaaaagaaaagattaatcTGTGTTATTCTGGTGAATAATGAACAAGAGCAGGAAAAAAAAGCTTGCCAAGATAATGACCAGAGGAAGACTGATATTCCGAGAACCACCCAGAAACAACAGTAGAATGGCATTTTGCCTCAAGCTCAGGAGCTGAAGCCCTAGCCTTCAAGCAACAAGAAGGGATAGCCTTCTCTGAACCATTCCCATTATTCACCTTCCCATCCATAATCTTCTGGCATTCCAAACCTCTTCCTGCGCCTTCCCCCATagattatctttttcttcttcggCTCCAGCCTCTATACATCAAAACAAATTCATAAGTCCCCTTCTTATAGAATAAAGCCATCATATGTACACATGcagattataatttttctaaaaaaatcaCCTAAAACACCAAAATATGCATGATGATACAGAGAATTAAAGATGCTCTTTTAAAAAAGCAAAGAGTTAGTTCCCAAATGTTCCTGATGGAAAAAGCACCAGATTCCTTATTCTTCTAGCAGTAGGCTCATACATTCCtcaccattttaaaaatataataagcCTAAAAACGAAGGGGGCGTGGAGaaaattacaaagaaaaaaaaaaggcagaGAGTAAGAGTGCGAAACAGCAGAGAACTTTCACACTAGAATTGCAGACCAAAAAAGgttcttatttttataattcaaAGCTATCATCAGTACtcttttgaaaacaaaaatttaacacAGAAGCATACTGGTTATGATCGTGAAAGTACTCAAGgaaactaaataaatataacCTAAATTAATGCGAGAAGATTCTGATATAGTAataacaaaggaaagaaaatcataatgatttaattgaaatGCCCTAATTAACggaaaatgaaaattcctCGATTctgaaaaagtaaaaacttACCTAAATCAAGCTATACGATTTTGCACTATCTGATTTAATCTCGTTCCAGTTCtagactaaattaaaaaaataaataagaggAATATGAACAAATAGAAAATGCTACTTCTAGAAATGATCAAAGTCAAGATTTTCAAAAGGCCTTAGGTCGGTCTGACTataagaataagaaaaagcaataaagaaaaaaagcaagaaaaattccaCCAAGTTACGTAatggaaacaaaattttcaaatccaTTTTAGTTGCTTACAAACTTACAGTGaaccaacaaaaattttagttaatgCAATTACTGCAAGCTAAACCCCGCTTTTCGCTTTTATAGCAGAAATAAACGggtataaatatttaaagcaaaaactaataataacGCAAAGCTCCGATTCTCTCCcgtgaaattttttaaatggaaGAATTTAGGGTTTAGAAAAGCGAATTCAAAAGCAAAGAATCTCCTAAAACCGATAACAAACTTCCGCTTTTCAAActaatgaaatatataaataaatactaaaagaaaatgaaagggaaaaaaaatcacattAGTTGTCAGAGCTAACAGAGCGGCAATGAATATATTAAACAACAAAGAGCAAAAGAAAgcagagcaaaaaaaaaaaagcagagaaacagaaaaaaaaatagtatgattttataaagatacggagagaaaattaaagaaaataataaaaaaaagtttaaagaaagaGGAAGATCTTGCCTGGTGTTAATGTCAGTGagagttaaaaaaaagaatgagacTCTGAATAATCTGGAAAGTGCAAATAGCGAGCGGGAACGggaaagaagaacaagaaaatacaaagactttctttttttgacttctctctttccctgtcttttttttttttactttacaGGTTTCACTTCGTTTTGGATGGAAATGGCGTTTCAAAGCCCCTGTTATATCAAGCGCAGATAAAcagaaatttgatttaaacaGGGTAATTATTCCTAAACGGGATTCCTTTTTCACTACAATGACTGATATACCCATCTTAGGAATATTGATTAGGGGCCTTTTttgtaatatattttatttttaatcaaaagtcatacttataatattaaatataaaccttttatatatgtttcacaatttatatttatattttgtatttgacatcggcaaatttttttattatcaaacGTGCGACGAAATTTAGTATTTGCTTTGACTTACATAAAAATATTGGACAAtttatagcatatatatatatatatatatatatatatatattatttatttactNcatatatatatatatatatatatatatatatattattttatttttccaaaaaaacacctaaaaaaaTGTGGAGCTTCATTTGCTTGTCCCCTCCTCTCACATCTTTCCTTTTCAGCCAAAGATTAAGCATGCGGTGAACAAATGGACCACTTGTCTTGTCCCGTTCATTATATGGAAGTTCGCCAATTTTGTACCACCAAATGTTCAATAGCTGACAAAATACATAACAAGGATTTGATTGCACGCATTGGAGGTTTGAATGACGGGGTTCGTTTCAAAAGTTGAGACTAGATACTtcaaatgttttatttattacatATACTAAAAATAGAAGAATAAATATTGAGATAGagcattcaatttaaaatgaaatgaacaTAAGTAGAAAGTATATGAAAAACTAATTCTTTAAAATTCctaaattttaatctttaaagtCCTCTCGTTCTGaagttcaaaaataaaagcctAAGCGTGGGGCATACTTAAGCCATGTTATGTTTCGCAGGTTTCTTACGTTTACTCACGTTGTTGCCCTTAATTAAATTTCCCATTAAGAAACttattatgaaattttgatttttattaaataaaacagTCAAGCATATCTCAAGTTTTGCttgaatttaatatttttattttttaattttaaaaatgtgtcTTATCCATATATCCATATAGTACTTccaaattttatctttaaatacTCTTCACAAATATCGAATTTAAAttgaacaagaaaaataatttctctCCTCGCCAACTAAAGTATCTCTTGTGCGGGTTAAAAACTGACTTGTTAAAAGGTGACGTTGATCATTTGGCCTTTGGATCACTGGTTTTATTCCAATCTTTTGATCTTTGAATGTTGATTGGGTGATTTTAAGCCCGTGGGACAGCAGCGTTACACCTAACTTTTTTCCTGATTGAAACAGAGATTTCAAAAAAGCATATGTCATCGTCAGAGTCTCTTCGTAATGGTTTAACTACTTATTAAGCGATTGGTTGGCATTTTGTAAAGTCCTTATCATATTAgatgtaaatatataaattcataaacaaataaaaaaaaagattgtaaACTTTGAACATGTGGCAAGAAGAGACTGGCTTCGGAACTCTAAAGTAAAGATaacaatgaaaatttgatAATTCCACAATGTGGTTACCATTAATAAATTAGTCTTGCGTGTAATGTGTGCATTGTATTCACGAGTTATGATGAATGTCATGAGTGGcctttttaattattcatgAAGAACGATTTGAGTTTCAAAGTAAGATATTTTGTCTAAATCGAATAAAAAACATCTCACGCGGATCATGAAAATGTATGTGTAaagatattatataaattattcaattaaaattattttagttaaattacAATATCTCATTGCAAAATCTCtaattcatataaaatcaatatataaaaaataaaaaaaataaaaaataaatctaagaTGTTTAGATATAATTTCATTAACAAAactattaatatatatatatagtctttaaaattcacatttattgagttttaaaagttaaaaatataagcATGTAATACCTTCTCACCAGTGTCAGAtttaagaaaacaaatcaTGAAATGGAATGTCAAAAGTTAGATCCAAAAAGAGAAGTAATTTGTTCAAGAAAATTTGTGTagttaaaatgattatttaatACAATTCAATATGTAAACTAATATTATGAGTTTGATTATTTCATGGCTTTAAAGTTGGCTTTGAATCtactaaattatttttcaatataatatctaaaaaaactcttaaactatttatacaaatttaaataagtctttatattttaattatgtttaatcaaatattaatatttttatttttagttaaataaatttttatatttttatttttaatcaaataagtcattatagttaagaattgatttaattaaaatatttattatcattttatatcacgTAACGTAACATGTTAATCTATTATAACTGATGATGATGtaatatgttaatatatcataattaataatgacgtgatatgttaatttaacataataatatgataatatgatattttttactttctatattaatgttatattaatattataagaatataaaatgataagtaaaactttgattaataaaatttaaatttaaaaatatttatgatgaGATAGAtaatcttaattatttaattgagATACCTTGACAGTGGTATCCCTTGTTCTTTCAAATTCacttcaaacttttattttatagccGTTGTCGCCAGCTAAACGAGTAGTTGAAGGTTACATCAATCGAAATCCACTTCTAGCTCTTCTGTGCTTTGATATTGGTTGGTAGGTGGTAAAATGTTTGTACCAGCATAGCCTTAAAAGGGGTAGAAGAAGTGGAACCATCGGCAGTGCACATTTACCTTTTTTGTGGAATAAGGGGCCCCGGGTTCTGgcttttgctttaaaatgacaaaaaataggtgagaaaggaaaaaaaaaatttgataaaggGCCATCTTTACTGCCATTCAGTGCGAAGGGAAGAAGTCCCCCACCTTTGGCTGACAAATTTGggaaacaaaatgaaaattttcaaactgttaaaactttttcaaaatctCAGTTTGTTCATACttagaagtaaaaaaattacccacatttttttaaagaattactatttctttttaaataatttacgTCTCCTTTTTCTCTCAACATCACTTTTTCTCCGCCACTCACGTTTCAAGTGTACCATATTATGGCATAAAGAATAAACCCTTCGCTAGCACGTACCGACGGAGTCAGATGTTAAATTTGCgaagatgaaaataaaaaattttaatatttaaaaatataaatttataaaaaaaatttaaaataaagataaaattttaaaattataaaaatttaaaacaaaataaaataatatatatatttgaaattttagagGGGCGGGGGCCACTACTAGCCCCCCCTCCCTCCGCCTCTGCCTAGCACCAGCAATTTAAGTTTAGCTAAAATAGGGGTAAAAGTGGGTAATAGCAATGACCTACCAACTTGTAGAACAAATTGCTATCACAGTCGGCACCGATAAATAGTTGGAATTGgcattaaagaaataaaaagggaCTCAATCAAAGCTGATAAGATAGCAAAATTGATGGCATCCAATTTCAAACTCGTGTATTTATAAATACGGTCATAATCTTCGCATATAATAATAGAGTCAGAATTTAACGTTTGAGAGgataaaaagttgaaaataacGTTtataaaacatcaaaaaaatcaatttaataaataaaaattaacaaatataataacaaaaatttaaataggAAGTAATCttctaaaaaatattaaggctatcaataaacaattcaatagagaagtaatttcttaaaattaatcacaaaattcaaatacaatatcaat
This window encodes:
- the LOC18605732 gene encoding spermine synthase isoform X1, with the translated sequence MGEGAGRGLECQKIMDGKVNNGNGSEKAIPSCCLKARASAPELEAKCHSTVVSGWFSEYQSSSGHYLDKAGKRVFFNNPMWPGEAHSLKVENILYRGKSDYQEVLVFESSTYGKVLVLDGIVQLTEKDECAYQEMIAHLPLCSIRSPKTVLVVGGGDGGVLREIARHSSVERIDICEIDKMVIDVSKKFFPELAVGFEDPRVCLHVGDAVEFLRHVPKGKYDAIIVDSSDPVGPAQELVEKPFFETIARALRPGGVLCNMAESMWLHTHLIEDMISICRETFKGSVHYAWASVPTYPSGVIGFLICSTEGPPVDFVNPINPIEKLDGAYHHKRELRFYNSEMHRAAFALPSFLKREVRLLCDSATPARGVCVS
- the LOC18605732 gene encoding spermine synthase isoform X2 encodes the protein MGEGAGRGLECQKIMDGKVNNGNGSEKAIPSCCLKARASAPELEAKCHSTVVSGWFSEYQSSSDKAGKRVFFNNPMWPGEAHSLKVENILYRGKSDYQEVLVFESSTYGKVLVLDGIVQLTEKDECAYQEMIAHLPLCSIRSPKTVLVVGGGDGGVLREIARHSSVERIDICEIDKMVIDVSKKFFPELAVGFEDPRVCLHVGDAVEFLRHVPKGKYDAIIVDSSDPVGPAQELVEKPFFETIARALRPGGVLCNMAESMWLHTHLIEDMISICRETFKGSVHYAWASVPTYPSGVIGFLICSTEGPPVDFVNPINPIEKLDGAYHHKRELRFYNSEMHRAAFALPSFLKREVRLLCDSATPARGVCVS